The Gammaproteobacteria bacterium sequence CCACTACCCTGGACCACCTCGGCGACGGCGTACACCACTACAGTCGAATTCGGCTGTGGGGATCCATCGGTTTCATCGCAGTGGTGGTTTCGCTGGGGCCCGCGCTCGATCGATATGGCGTGGACTGGTTGCCCGTCATCGCGCTGACCTTGCTGGCATTGGTGTGGCTTAACACTCTGCTGATCGGGGATCAGCAGAGTCCGCTCACTGCGACGGCGACCCTGGGTGACGCGTTGCGGTAGCCGG is a genomic window containing:
- a CDS encoding MFS transporter → TTLDHLGDGVHHYSRIRLWGSIGFIAVVVSLGPALDRYGVDWLPVIALTLLALVWLNTLLIGDQQSPLTATATLGDALR